The genomic stretch AGGGTGCGTGCGGTCGGCGAGCGGCAGTACGGCCAGCAGCAGTACGGCCAGTCGACCATCCCGCAGCAGGGTGCCTACGGCCAGCCGAACGCCCACTACCAGGCCCCGGAGACCCTGCCCGGCGGTGCCCCGCCGAGCGGCCCCCGGTCCGCGCAGCCCGCTCCCGGCCGCCGCGGCCCGAACACCAAGGGCCTGCTGATCGGCGCGATCGCGGTGGTCGCGGCGGTCGTCATAGGCATCAGCGTGGCGATGCTCAACGGCAACGACGACAAGAAGACGGGCAACCAGGCGGGCAACACCCCCAGCCAGTCCCAGAGCCAGGCCCCGAGCCCGTCGGGGAGCAGCTCGGCGGCGAGCGGCGAGTTGCCGAAGGTCAACGCCGCGGACAGCTCCGTACAGCTGGCGGGAGGCGCCGCCGTGGCGTCGGACATCAAGGGTGCCCAGGGTGCGGGCGGAAAGTATGTGGGTGGCCTGAGTGCGGTGGGCGCCTCGGTGACGTGGACCGTGGACAACATCCCCGAGGAAGGCACCTATACCCTGCTCGCGCGGTACGACAACGCCGGTGAGGACCAGAGGATGACCCTCACCGTCAACGGCCAGAAGTTCGGCGGCGGTTTCAACTTCGCCAACTTCACGCACCAGTCCGACCCGACGCAGGCGTGGACCGAGAGCTATGCGTTCCCCACGCTGAACAAGGGCTCCAACACGATCTCGCTCTCCTGCCAGCCCGGCGACAAGTGCAACGTGCTCCTGGATCAGCTCTCGCTGAAGAAGGGCAAGGTCGGGCGGGGCTAAGCCGCGGTGACTGTGCTGGTCGCCGCGACCCGCTCCGCAAGCTCCTCGTACGCCGCCCCGGTCCAACTCGCCTGTCGGAGGCGCTCGTTCGGTCGCTGCCGAGAGCGGCGACCGGCGCGGTGACGTTAGGGTCGGTCATGGTGGCAATTTTGGCCGCCCAAACCCTCTGATTTTTCGGGGAGTTATCTCGGAGTCGGCGCTCCAGCATGCCATCGGCGGACCAGAAGCGATGGCCGCGCGCTGGGTGCCGGGGGAGTCAGGCGTACAGAAGGCTGTTCGACTGGCTTATGATGTCGGCGTCCCTCCGAAGGGTCGAATCGCTGAGACTAATCGAGCGACATCTCAATAATTAGCGCAACGGATAAGTAGACATGTCGCTGCGCATGGTCCCGAACGCCTCCATGCTGACCCTCGCATGGTAGAGGTCATCCATCTCCGACCGGCGACGGCGGCTGCGTCGAGTTCGCCGCCTTCGGAGATAGCCGCCATGATCGAGGGAGTCAAGGCCGGCGAGTTCGACCATCTCGCGGAGGGATAGTACAGAAGGCGCTCGGCCGTACGAGTGGTTAGTTCGGTCAGCGGTTTTTCGGAATGGTCGTCGAGGAAGCTTGGCCGTGACGTTGTCCTAGACGAGGCGGAATCCATGCTTGTACGTAGAGCCTTGGCCATCGCGATCGCCACCCCTGTGCTGCTCGCCGCGATCGGAATGACTGGCGCAGCCGCGGCCACTTCGCAAAAGTCCACCATCGGTGGGTCAATCGCCCGCCCTGAGCCTCCCGCTCGCCCTGAGACTCCCGCCAGCAGCGAGGACGGCGAGGCAAAGAGGGCTGACAGTACGCACGCTGACAGTGCACACGGTGGGGCCAAGAAGCCTGCCGCTGAGGAAGTGGAACCGGAAGAAGGTCTCCTCGACACCATCACCGGTGAACTCTTCAATCGCGTTGCTCCCAGCAGAGCCTGAAGCGGAACGTAAAAGGGATCACGCGGCGCTGGGTTTCCCGGTCACCGAAATCCGGCCCAGCAACTCCTCGAACGTCCTCGGGTCGAACTCGCCGGCGGCCGGGGCCCGTACGGTCGCCGCTGACAGGGCGACCGCGCGGGTGAGGCGGTCCGGCCAGGGGAGCTTCTCCACCAGGCCCGACAGGAGGCCCGCGACCGCCGAGTCGCCCGCGCCCGTCGGGTTGCCCCGCATCCGGGCCGGTGGGGTCGCGCGCCAGCTGCCCTCCGGGGTGACGGCCAGGAGGCCCTCCGCGCCCAGCGAGGCGACGACCGCGTGGGCGCCGCGCCGGCGGGCGTCCTGCGTGGCGCGCAACGGCTCGTGGGAGCCGGTCAGTTCGGCCAGTTCGTCGGCGTTCGGTTTGATCAGGTCCGGGCGGGCGGCGACCCCGCGGCGCAGCGGTTCGCCGCTGGTGTCCAGCAGGACCGGGACGCCCGCGGCGCGGGCTGCGCGCACAAGGTTCGCGTATGCGCCGACCGGGACGCCTGGCGGCAGGCTGCCGCACAGGGCCACTGCCGAGGCGGACGGCAGCAGTTCGTCGTAGCGGTCCAGGAACGCGCCCCACTCGGTCGGCTCGATCTGCGGGCCCGGCTCGTTCAGCTGGGTGGTGTCACCCGAGAGTTCGTCCACCACGGCGATCGTGCGCCGGGTCGCCCCGGCGACCGGCACCAGCGCGTCCGTCAGACCGGGGGTGTCGCCGAGCTGATCGCGCATCGCCCGCCCGGTCGCGCCGCCCGCGAACCCCGTGACCGTCGTCTCGTGCCCGAGCGCGGCCAGCACCCGGGCCACGTTCACGCCTTTGCCGCCGGGCCGCTCGACGACCTCCGAGACCCGGTGCGAGGCGTGCGGCCGTAGCGACCGCACGCGATAGGTGAGGTCGAGAGCGGTGTTCAGCGTGACCGTGAGGATCACCCGGGCGACCTCCCTCGAAGTTCCTGCGCCTGCCATCGCGCCCGTCATCGCGTCTGCCATCGCGCTGTCATCGTTTTCCGGGGCTCGTTTTCCGGGGCACGATGTTTTCTGGGGCCCGATCATGCCAAAGAGACGGCGGCCGGCCCAGTCACGGGTCGGCCGCCGTCCGGGAAAAGAGGGGCAGATCAGGCCAGTTGGGGCGGGACCACCCACTCGCCCTGCCGCATCACGCCCTTGAGGTCGAAGGCCGCGTCCAGCAGGAGCAGGTCGGCGTCCTTGCCCGGTTCCAGGGAGCCGATGCGGTCAGAGAGGCCGAGGAGGCGGGCCGGGTTGGCGGACAGGGCCGTCACCGCGTCCTCGACCGAGAGGTTGTCGATCGTCACCGCCCGCTGGAACGCGCGGTCCAGGGTGAGGGTGGAGCCCGCGATCGAGCCGCCCTCCACCAGCCGGGCCACGCCCTCGCTGACCTCGACCTCCAGCGGGCCGAGCATGTAGCGGCCGTCGCCGATGCCGGCCGCGTCCATCGCGTCCGTGATGAACGCGACCCGGTCCGCCCCCGCGTGGTGGAAGGCCAGCTCCAGCGCGGCCGGGTGGAGGTGCGTGCCGTCGTTGATCAGCTCGACCGTGACCCGTTCGTCCTCCAGCAGGGCGGCGATCGGGCCGGGCGTGCGGTGGCCGAGCGGGGGCATCGCGTTGAAGAGGTGGGTTGCGACCGTGGCGCCCGCGTCGATGGCCTGGACCGTCTGCTCGTAGGTCGCGTCCGTGTGCCCGATCGCCGCGATGACGCCGTGCTCGGCGAGCAGCCGTACGGAGTCGAGGCCGCCCGGCAGCTCGGTGGCGAGGGTGACCATCTTCGCCTGGCCGCGCGCCGCGTCGATCAGCTTGCGGACCTCGGCGGGCTCCGGGTCGCGCAGCAGTTCCTCGGAGTGCGCGCCCTTGCGGCACGGCGAGATGAACGGCCCCTCGAAGTGGATGCCCGCGATGTCGCCCTGCTCGGCCAGCTCGCTCAGCAGCCCGGCCTGCCGCGCGAGCAGGTCCATCTCGTCGGTGACGGTGGAGGCGACGAGGGTGGTGGTGCCGTGCGCGCGGTGCGTGCGGATGGCCTTCAAGATGTCGTCCGGGGTGCCGGAGAAGGAGGCTCCGCCGCCGCCGTGGTTGTGGATGTCCACGAAGCCGGGCACTAGCCAGTGGCCGGTGACGTCGATCACCTGGGCGTTGGCTGGGACCGTGCCGGTGATGCGCTTGCCGTCGACGACCACTTGGCCGTTCTTTACCGTGCCGGTGGGAAGCACCACGTTTGCGCCGGTGAGCACCTGCGGGTTCGTCGTGGCTGGTCGCGCAGTTCCCCGCGCCCCTTTCGCGGCGCTGCCCGCACCCGGGGTTCGACTGTCCCGCTCAGTGGCCATCAGGTGCTTCCTCCGGAGTCGTAGGGATGGTGGTCGTCAGCAGGTCCTGCGCGAGCAGGCCCGCGCCGAGGCAGCCCGCGGTGTCGCCGAGGGCGGCGGGGACGATGGCCGGCAGTTTCTGGAAGGTGACCCGGTGCCGGACGGCGTCCCGCAGTGGCTGGAACAACACTTCCCCGGCCTCGGCGAGACCGCCACCGATGATCAGGGTGCGCGGGTCCAGCAGGGTGAGCGCGGTGACCAGGCCGTCGGCGAGCGCGTCCACCGCCTCCTGCCAGACCCGGACGGCGTTCGGGTCACCGGACGCGACGGCCTTGGCGCAGTCGGCGGCGTCCGCGTCCGGGTCCCCGCAGGCCGCCGCCCAGGCCTCGGTCACGGCGGACGCGGAGGCGTACCGCTCCAGACAGCCGCGCTGCCCGCAGGGGCAGGGGGTGCCGGACGGCCGTACGACGATGTGGCCGATCTCGCCCGCGAAGCCGTGCGCGCCCGCCTCGACCCGGCCGTCTATGCCGATGGCGCCCGCGATCCCGGTGCCGAGCGGCACGAACAGGAACCGGTCGGCGCCCTTGCCCGCGCCGATCCGGCCCTCGGCGAGGCCGCCGGTGCGCACGTCGTGGCCGAGGGCGACGGGAATGCCGAGCCGTTCGGTGAGCAGCGCGCGCAGCGGTACGTCCCGCCAGCCGAGGTTGGCCGCGTAGGCCGCGACGCCCTGTTCCTCGTCGACGATGCCGGGGACCGCGATACCGGCGGCGACGGCCGGTGCGCCGAGGTGCTCGGCGCCGTGGGCGCGCAGCTCGGCGGCGAAGTCGAGGATCGTCGCGACCACCGCGTCCGGTCCCCGCTCGCGTCCGGTGGCGCGGCGGGCACGGTGGAGCAGTTCGCCGTCGTCGCCGACGAGGGCGGCCTTCATCCCGGTACCGCCCACGTCCAGGGCGATGACATGTCTCACCACGGCACCTAGTGTGACCTGCCACCCGCGAGAGGTCTAGTCCACTCACGTGGTGTAGACCTTATCTGTCCATATATTGAACGGTCAGACAGCAGGGTTGGGGCTTTGACGGTGCGTCGGGGTACGGCAGGAACGATCGCGGTGGTGTCCGCACTGGGCATGACGGCGGTCCTGGGAGGCTGCGGAAGCACCGGCTCCTCGGACACGACCCTGAGACTGGTCGCCGCCGACTACGGCGACTCGGCCGCCAACAGCTCCAAGAAGTACTGGGACGCCCTGGTCAAGGAGTACGAGTCCAAGCACGCCGGTGTGAAGATCGACGTCAGCGTGTACTCCTGGAACGACGTCGACGCCAAGGTCAAGGACATGGTCGCCGCGGGCCACGCGCCCGACCTGGCTCAGATCGGCGCCTACGCCGACTACGCGGCCGCCGGCAAGCTCTATCCGGCCTCCGACCTGCTCTCCATCCGCACCCAGGCCGACTTCCTCTCCCAGCTCTCCGACGCGGGCCAGTGGAACCACACGCAGTACGGCATCCCCTTCGGGGGCTCCACGCGCGTGCTCTTCTACAACAAGACCCTGTTCGCCAAGGCCGGCATCACCAGCCCGCCCACCACCTGGGACGAGCTGGCCGCCGACGCCAAGGCGCTCAAGGACAAGGGCGTGAAGTACCCCATGGGGCTGCCCCTCGGCCCCGAGGAGGCCCAGGCCGAGACCATGCAGTGGATGCTGAGCGGCGCGAGCGGCGGCACCGGCTACACCGACGACATCGGCACCTACACCATCGACTCCGCGCAGAACGTCGACACCTTCACCTGGCTCAAGGACGACCTGGTCGGCAAGGGTCTGACCGGGCCGGTCGCGCCCGGCAAGCTCAACCGCGCGGACGCGTTCGCCGCGTTCGCCGACGGCCAGGTCGGCATGCTCAACGGGCATCCCACGCTGATCCAGCAGGCCGACAAGAAGGGCGTGCAGTTCGGCATGGTGCCGATGCCGGGCCGCACCGGCAAGGCCAGGGCCTCCATGGGGGTCGCCGACTGGATGATGGCCTTCAAACAGAACGGGCACGCCGCGCAGATAGGCGACTTCCTCAACTTCGTCTACACCGAGAAGAACGTCCTCGACTTCTCCCGCCAGTACGGCCTGCTGCCGGTCACCGGCTCCGCCTCCAACGCCATGAGCGAGTCGGACTCCGCCCCCGACAAGGCCCTGCACCCCTTCCTCGAACAGCTGCCCACGTCCGAGCTGTATCCGGTCGGCAAGACCTCCTGGGCGGCGGTCAGCGCGGCCGTCAAGCAGAACATCGGCAAGGCCGTCGCCCCCGACGGCAGCCCCGCCGCCGTCCTCTCCCGCCTCCAGGCGACGGCGACCGCGGCGGACAGCAGCAGCAAGAGCTGACCGGGTTGTCAGTCCCCGGCGCTACGGTGGCTGCATGGAACTGGGCCCCCGCGAACAATCCATCCTCGCCCTGGAGCGCCGGGGTTTCCCCGGCCCCGGCGCAAAGGAACGAGCGATACGCGAGGAACTGGGCCTGGCTCCGGTCCGCTACTACCAGCTGCTGAACGCGTTGCTGGACGACGAGAGAGCGCTGGCGCACGATCCGGTGACGGTGAACCGCTTGCGGAGAGTACGGGACGCCCGCCGCTCGGAACGCTGAAGCCGACGGCACCGCAGTTCCGCGTGGGTGGGCGAGGCGGAGCCCCAGGCGTGAGGGCGACCCGCGCTGGATAGTGTCGCAGGTATGGACCCTCTGCCGACCCCGCAGACCCAGCCCGGCCGGGACGGACTCGCCGCACTCCTGGCGAAGCCGACCGCGGCGATCGTCGGCCTGGATTTCGACGGCACCCTCGCCCCCATCGTCGCCGACCCCGAACAGGCCCGCGCCCACCCCGAGGCCGTACCCGCCCTCGCCGCCCTCGCCCCGAAGGTCGCCTCTGTCGCCGTGATCACCGGCCGCCCCGCCGGAGTCGCGGTCCGCTACGGCGGCTTCGCCGGCGTCCCCGGCCTGGAGCACCTCACCGTCCTCGGCCATTACGGCGCCGAACGCTGGGACGCGGCCACCGGCACCATCACCGCCCCCGCCCCGCACCCCGGCGTCGCGGCGGCCCGCGCCGAGCTGCCCGGCGTCCTGGACCGCGCCGGCGCCTGGCACGGCACCTGGATCGAGGAGAAAGGCCGTGCGGTCGCGGTCCACACCCGCCGAGCCGACGACCCGCAGGCCGCCTTCGACGCCCTGCGCGGCCCCCTCACCGCCCTCGCCACCCGCCACGGCCTGATCGTCGAGCCCGGCCGCTTGGTCCTGGAACTGCGCCCGCCGGGCATGGACAAGGGCGTGGCGCTCAGCGAGCACGTCCGCAAAACGGGCGCCGAGTCGGTCCTCTACGCCGGCGACGACCTCGGCGACCTCCCCGCCTTCGACGCCGTCGACGAACTCCGCTCCGACGGTGTCTTCGGCCTGCTGGTCTGCAGCGGCAGCACGGAGGTCACGGAACTGGCGGAACGCGCGGACATGGTGGTGGACGGCCCGGCCGGCGTCGTACACCTGCTGCGGACGCTGGCGGCTCAGCTGGACTGAAGCTCCTCCAGCGCCCGCAGCTGATCAAGGAACCACCGGGCGGGCGGCAGCGCGGTGGCCGCGGCGGCCAGCCGCTTCGTCCGCTCCGCCCGCTCACCCGCGGGCATGCTCAGCGCCGTGTGCAACGCCTGCGCCGTCCCCTCGATGTCGTACGGGTTCACCACGATCGCGTCGGCGCCCAGCTCCTCGTACGCCCCCGCCTCCCGCGACAGCACCAGCGCACAGCCCTGGTCGGAGACGACCGGGACCTCCTTGGCGACCAGGTTCATGCCGTCCCGGATGGGGTTGACCAGGGCCACGTCGGCGAGCCGGTAGGCGGCCAGCGAGCGCGCGAAGTCGTCCTTGACGTGCAGTACGACCGGGGTCCAACCGGGCGTGCCGTAGGCCGAGTTGATCTCTTCGGCCACCCGCTGCACCGCGGCCGTGTAGTCGCGGTACACGGCGAGGTCCTGCCGCGACGGATACGCGAACGCGAGCTGCACCACCTGCTCCCGCCACTCGGGGTGCGTGTCCAGCAGCCGCCGGTACGCCAGCAGGCCGCGCACGATGTTCTTCGACAGCTCGGTGCGGTCGACGCGGACCACGGCCTTGCGGCCCTCGCCGATCTCCGCCCGCAGGACCGTCATCCGCTCCTCGACGTCCGGCGCATGGGCCCGCTCCCGCAGGAAGTCCGCGTCCGCGCCGAGCCCGTGCACCCCGATCGCCGTACCCGTGAGGCTGTCGGGACCCAGTACCGCGGCACAGCAGGACGCGAACGCGTCCGCCCAGCGGGCGGTCAGGAAGGCCGCCCGGTCCGCGCCCAGGATGCCGTTCAGCAGCGCGGCCGCGATGTCGTCGGGCAGCAGCCGGAAGTAGTCCGGCGGCGCCCACGGGGTGTGCGAGAAGTGGCCGATGAGCAGGTCCGGGCGCAGCTCGCGGAGCATGCCGGGCACCAGGCACAGGTGGTAGTCCTGCACCAGCACCGCCGCCCCGTCGGCCGCCTCCTCCGCCAGCGCCTCGGCGAACGCCCGGTTGCAGGCCTCGTACGACGCCCACTGCCGCCGGAACTCCGTGTCGAAGACCGGCTCCACCGGGGTCTGGTACAGCATGTGGTGGAC from Streptomyces roseochromogenus subsp. oscitans DS 12.976 encodes the following:
- a CDS encoding 1-phosphofructokinase family hexose kinase; protein product: MILTVTLNTALDLTYRVRSLRPHASHRVSEVVERPGGKGVNVARVLAALGHETTVTGFAGGATGRAMRDQLGDTPGLTDALVPVAGATRRTIAVVDELSGDTTQLNEPGPQIEPTEWGAFLDRYDELLPSASAVALCGSLPPGVPVGAYANLVRAARAAGVPVLLDTSGEPLRRGVAARPDLIKPNADELAELTGSHEPLRATQDARRRGAHAVVASLGAEGLLAVTPEGSWRATPPARMRGNPTGAGDSAVAGLLSGLVEKLPWPDRLTRAVALSAATVRAPAAGEFDPRTFEELLGRISVTGKPSAA
- the nagA gene encoding N-acetylglucosamine-6-phosphate deacetylase, whose amino-acid sequence is MLTGANVVLPTGTVKNGQVVVDGKRITGTVPANAQVIDVTGHWLVPGFVDIHNHGGGGASFSGTPDDILKAIRTHRAHGTTTLVASTVTDEMDLLARQAGLLSELAEQGDIAGIHFEGPFISPCRKGAHSEELLRDPEPAEVRKLIDAARGQAKMVTLATELPGGLDSVRLLAEHGVIAAIGHTDATYEQTVQAIDAGATVATHLFNAMPPLGHRTPGPIAALLEDERVTVELINDGTHLHPAALELAFHHAGADRVAFITDAMDAAGIGDGRYMLGPLEVEVSEGVARLVEGGSIAGSTLTLDRAFQRAVTIDNLSVEDAVTALSANPARLLGLSDRIGSLEPGKDADLLLLDAAFDLKGVMRQGEWVVPPQLA
- a CDS encoding ROK family protein, with amino-acid sequence MRHVIALDVGGTGMKAALVGDDGELLHRARRATGRERGPDAVVATILDFAAELRAHGAEHLGAPAVAAGIAVPGIVDEEQGVAAYAANLGWRDVPLRALLTERLGIPVALGHDVRTGGLAEGRIGAGKGADRFLFVPLGTGIAGAIGIDGRVEAGAHGFAGEIGHIVVRPSGTPCPCGQRGCLERYASASAVTEAWAAACGDPDADAADCAKAVASGDPNAVRVWQEAVDALADGLVTALTLLDPRTLIIGGGLAEAGEVLFQPLRDAVRHRVTFQKLPAIVPAALGDTAGCLGAGLLAQDLLTTTIPTTPEEAPDGH
- a CDS encoding extracellular solute-binding protein translates to MVSALGMTAVLGGCGSTGSSDTTLRLVAADYGDSAANSSKKYWDALVKEYESKHAGVKIDVSVYSWNDVDAKVKDMVAAGHAPDLAQIGAYADYAAAGKLYPASDLLSIRTQADFLSQLSDAGQWNHTQYGIPFGGSTRVLFYNKTLFAKAGITSPPTTWDELAADAKALKDKGVKYPMGLPLGPEEAQAETMQWMLSGASGGTGYTDDIGTYTIDSAQNVDTFTWLKDDLVGKGLTGPVAPGKLNRADAFAAFADGQVGMLNGHPTLIQQADKKGVQFGMVPMPGRTGKARASMGVADWMMAFKQNGHAAQIGDFLNFVYTEKNVLDFSRQYGLLPVTGSASNAMSESDSAPDKALHPFLEQLPTSELYPVGKTSWAAVSAAVKQNIGKAVAPDGSPAAVLSRLQATATAADSSSKS
- a CDS encoding DUF3263 domain-containing protein, translating into MELGPREQSILALERRGFPGPGAKERAIREELGLAPVRYYQLLNALLDDERALAHDPVTVNRLRRVRDARRSER
- the otsB gene encoding trehalose-phosphatase, giving the protein MDPLPTPQTQPGRDGLAALLAKPTAAIVGLDFDGTLAPIVADPEQARAHPEAVPALAALAPKVASVAVITGRPAGVAVRYGGFAGVPGLEHLTVLGHYGAERWDAATGTITAPAPHPGVAAARAELPGVLDRAGAWHGTWIEEKGRAVAVHTRRADDPQAAFDALRGPLTALATRHGLIVEPGRLVLELRPPGMDKGVALSEHVRKTGAESVLYAGDDLGDLPAFDAVDELRSDGVFGLLVCSGSTEVTELAERADMVVDGPAGVVHLLRTLAAQLD
- a CDS encoding alpha,alpha-trehalose-phosphate synthase (UDP-forming), yielding MASTQGAAEKARVLVASNRGPVSYAREEDGSLRARRGGGGLVSGLSAIGAEADSVWVCAALGDGDREAVRRAAGGLLPAEDTGGQRVRMLDIDAEVHSDAYNGIANSVLWFVHHMLYQTPVEPVFDTEFRRQWASYEACNRAFAEALAEEAADGAAVLVQDYHLCLVPGMLRELRPDLLIGHFSHTPWAPPDYFRLLPDDIAAALLNGILGADRAAFLTARWADAFASCCAAVLGPDSLTGTAIGVHGLGADADFLRERAHAPDVEERMTVLRAEIGEGRKAVVRVDRTELSKNIVRGLLAYRRLLDTHPEWREQVVQLAFAYPSRQDLAVYRDYTAAVQRVAEEINSAYGTPGWTPVVLHVKDDFARSLAAYRLADVALVNPIRDGMNLVAKEVPVVSDQGCALVLSREAGAYEELGADAIVVNPYDIEGTAQALHTALSMPAGERAERTKRLAAAATALPPARWFLDQLRALEELQSS